The DNA region CCCACTCCAGGCCCTTGGACTTGTGCGCGGTGAGCACCTTGACGGTGTTCTCGCCGCCGGGCAGGGCGTTGTCGAGGCCCTTCTCGTACTGGGCGGCGGTACGCAGGAAGCCGAGGAAGGCGAGGAGGGTGGCCTCGCCTTCGTTGGCGGCGAAGGACGCGGCGATGTCGAGGAAGTTGGAGAGGGTCTCGCGGCGGCGGGCGGCCAGGGCGTGCGGGGACGCGGAGAGTTCCACCTCCAGACCGGTGGTGGCGAGGACCCGGTGCAGGACGTCCATGAGCGGGTCGGAGAGCGAGCGGCGCAGGTCGCGCAGTTCGGTGGCGAGCCGCGCGAACCGTACGCGGGCGTCGGCGGAGAAGGGCAGTCCGTCGTCGTCCCCATGGCCTCCGAGGGGTGTCTCCAGGAACGTGTCGAGGGCGTCCGCGAGCGAGATGATCTCGGCCGGGTCGATGCCCTCGACGGCGGCGGCGAGCCGCCGGTCGGGGTCGTCGTCGGCCCCCACGCGTGCGTGCGACACGAGTAGGCGGGCCCGGCGCCCCAGGAGAGCGAGGTCGCGGGCGCCGATGCGCCAGCGCGGGCCGGTGAGCAGGCGGACCAGCGAGGCATTGGCACCCGGGTCCTGGAGGACCTCGCAGACGGCGACCAGGTCGGCGACCTCGGGCAGATGCAGCAGCCCGGAGAGGCCGACGACCTCCACGGGGATGTCGCGGGCGACGAGGGCGCCCTGGATCTCGGCGAAGTCGGTCGCCGTGCGGCACAGGACGGCGATCTCGCCGGGCGCCTTTCCGGTGCGCACGAGATGGGCGATGGAGTCGGCGAGCCAGTCCATCTCCTCGGCGTGGGTGCGCAGCAGGGCGCAGCGCACCATGCCGTCCCGCTCGGCGCCCGGGGCCGGGCGGAGGGCCTCCACGCCCGCGTGCAGGGCGCGCAGGGGCTCGGCGAGGCCGTTGGCGAGGTCGAGGAGACGGCCGCCGCTGCGCCGGTTCTCGCTGAGCGACTGGCGGGTCGCGGGGCGGCCGTCGGCGTGGGCGAAGTGCTCGGGGAAGTCGTCGAGGTTGGCGACGGAGGCGCCGCGCCAGCCGTAGATCGCCTGGCAGGGGTCGCCGACGGCGGTCACCGGGTGGCCCGTGCCGCTGCCGAACAGGCCTGCCAGGAGGATGCGCTGGGCCACGGAGGTGTCCTGGTACTCGTCGAGGAGGACCACCCGGAACTCGTCGCGCAGGATGCCGCCGACCTCGGGGCGCGTGCTGGCGAGGGTCGCGGAGAGGGCGATCTGGTCGCCGAAGTCGAGGAGGTCGCGCTCGCGTTTGGCGGCCCTGTAGCGGCCCACCAGTTCGGTCAGTTCACGCCGGGCGGCGGCCGTCTCGGGGACCTTGCGCAGCTCGGCGTTGGTGAGTTTGACGCTCTCCAGGTCGCGCAGCAGTGCGGCGTCGTAGGCCCGCAGGTCCTGGGGGTGTACGAGGTGTTCGGCGAGCTCGGCGTCGAGCGTGAGGAGGTCGCTGACCAGGTCGGGGAAGGATCGGGTGAGCGACGGGTAGGGCCCCGGTGCCTCGCGCAGGACGCGCGCGGCGAGCTGGTAGCGGGTCGCGTCGGCGAGGAGACGCGCGGTGGGTTCGAGCCCGATGCGCAGTCCGTGGTCGGTCAGCAGGCGGCCCGCGAAGGCGTGGTAGGTGGAGATGACCGGCTCACCGGGCGGGTTGTCCGGATCGATCACGTCCGGGTCGGTGACGCCCGCCCTGATGAGGGCTTTCCGTACGCGCTCGGCGAGTTCGCCCGCCGCTTTGTTGGTGAAGGTCAGGCCGAGGACCTGCTCGGGGGCGACCTGTCCGGTGCCGACCAGCCACACCACGCGCGCGGCCATCACCGTCGTCTTGCCGGATCCGGCGCCGGCCACGATCACCTGCGGGGCGGGCGGTGCGGTGATGCAGGCCGTCTGCTCCGGGGTGAACGGGATGCCGAGGAGCTCCTTGAGCTGCTCGGGGTCAGAGATACGGGCTGGCACGTCAGAGAGGCTAGCCGCGCCCACTGACAGCCGGTGCCGAATCGGTGGCCGGGCCGGAGGATGCGCTGGTCAGCACGCGTGGTGCCGTACGTCACTTCGCGTACGGCAGGAGCCCTCCGAACGGCGGATCCCCGCTGCGGCGGTTGTCCGCTCGCTCTCCGGGACCCGCGCCCTGTCACTCGGCCGTGGCCGTCACTCGGCCATTCCCGTCACTCGACCGCGCCCATCACTCGACCATTCCCGCATTCCCGTCACTCGACGGCACCCATCACTCGACCACGTGCCGCCCTTCCGGTCGTGCGCTGCACGAGGCACGGAACGCGCAGTGGGTGCACTGCTGGCCGGTCGTCGGCGTGAAGCGTTCGTCGAGGACCTTGCCCGCCGCGGTGGCGAGGAGGTCGCCGACCCACTCCCCCTCCAGTGGCTCCTGGGCCTGCACCTTGGGCAGGGTCTCGCCGCCGTCCTTCTTGGGGGCGCCCTGACGGAGTTGGACGAGTTCGGCGCCGCCCGGGTCGGGGCGTTCGCCCTCGAAGGCCTCGTCGACCGCGCCTTCACGGACGGCGAGCTGGTAGACGGCGAGCTGCGGGTGATGGGCGACATCGGCCGCGCTCGGTGCCTGTTTGCCGGTCTTGAAGTCGACTACGTAGGCGCGGCCGTCGGCGTCCTGCTCGACGCGGTCCATGGAGCCGCGGATGCGCACTTCGTAGGAGCCCGCTTCGAGGGTGACGTCGAAGTCGTGCTCGCTCGCCACCGGTGTGCGGCCCGTGCGGTCCATGACATGCCACTTCAGGAAGCGTTCGAGCGCCACGCGCGCGTGCTCCTTCTCCTGCGCCGACTTCCAGGGCGCGTCGAAGGCGAGCGCGTTCCACACGGAGTCGAGGCGCTCCATGAGGACGGCGAGGTCCGCGGGGGTGCGGCCGGAGGCGACCTCGTCGGCCAGGACGTGCACCACGTTGCCGAAGCCCTGGGCGACGGTCGCGGGGGCGTCGGCCTTCACCTCGCGGCCCAGGAACCACTGCAGGGCGCAGGTGTTGGCGAGCTGGTCGAGGGCGCTTCCGGACAGCACCACGGGATGGTCGCGGTCGCGCAGCGGCACCTTGCTCTCGGTCGGCTCGTACATGCCCCACCAGCGGTAGGGGTGGGCGGACGGCACGAAGGGGCGGCCGTCCTCGTCACCGAGCGCGGCGAGCCTGGCCAGCCGGCGGGCGGCGGCCTCCCTGAGCCGGTCCGAGACGCGTGGGTCGACCGTCGTGGCGCGCAGTTCGGCGACGAGCGCGGCGACGGACAGGGGGCGGCGGGGACGGCCCGTCGTGTCCTTGGGCTCCACGCCGAGTTCGGTGATGAAGCGCGAGGGCTGGTCGCCGTCGTCGGCCGGGGCCTTCACGGCGGTGACGACGAGGCGCTCACGCGCGCGCGTGGCGGCCACGTAGAACAGACGGCGTTCTTCGGAGAGGAGCGCTCCGGGGGTGAGCGGCTCCGCGAGGCCGTCGCGTCCGATGCGGTCGGCCTCCAGGAGGGAACCGCGGCGGCGCAGGTCGGGCCACAGACCCTCCTGGACGCCCGCGACGACCACGAGGCGCCACTCCAGGCCCTTGGAGCGGTGTGCGGTCATCAGCCGTACGGCGTCGGGGCGTACGGCCCTGCGGGTGAGCGTGTCGGCCGCGATGTCCTCGGCGTCGATCTCCTCCAGGAAGTTGAGGGCGCCGCGGCCTCCGGTGCGTTCCTCCGCGCGGGACGCGGTGGCGAACAGCGCGCACACGGCGTCGAGGTCGCGGTCCGCGTTGCGGCCGGCCGCGCCGCCGCGCCGGGCGGCCCGCTCCAGGCGCTGCGGCCAGGGCGTGCCGTCCCACAGCTCCCAGAGCGCCTCCTCGGCCGTACCGCCGCCCGCGAGGCGCTCCCGTGCCTTCCGCAGCAGGGCACCCAGCCTCTGGGCTCCGCGCGCGTACGACGGGTCGTGGGCGACCAGCCGCTCGGGCTCGGCCAGTGCTCGCGCCAGCAACTCGTCGGAGGGCGGCGGCACATGGTTGCCCGCGGCGCGCTCCTCCTCGCGCAGGGCACGGCCCAGGCGGCGCAGATCGGCGGCGTCCATGCCGGCCAGCGGGGACGCGAGGAGGCTGAGCGCGGTCTCGGTGTCGAGCCAGGGCCTGTCGGGTGAGGGCGCTTCCGGGGCGGGTTCCTCGGAG from Streptomyces sp. NBC_00258 includes:
- a CDS encoding ATP-dependent DNA helicase — its product is MPARISDPEQLKELLGIPFTPEQTACITAPPAPQVIVAGAGSGKTTVMAARVVWLVGTGQVAPEQVLGLTFTNKAAGELAERVRKALIRAGVTDPDVIDPDNPPGEPVISTYHAFAGRLLTDHGLRIGLEPTARLLADATRYQLAARVLREAPGPYPSLTRSFPDLVSDLLTLDAELAEHLVHPQDLRAYDAALLRDLESVKLTNAELRKVPETAAARRELTELVGRYRAAKRERDLLDFGDQIALSATLASTRPEVGGILRDEFRVVLLDEYQDTSVAQRILLAGLFGSGTGHPVTAVGDPCQAIYGWRGASVANLDDFPEHFAHADGRPATRQSLSENRRSGGRLLDLANGLAEPLRALHAGVEALRPAPGAERDGMVRCALLRTHAEEMDWLADSIAHLVRTGKAPGEIAVLCRTATDFAEIQGALVARDIPVEVVGLSGLLHLPEVADLVAVCEVLQDPGANASLVRLLTGPRWRIGARDLALLGRRARLLVSHARVGADDDPDRRLAAAVEGIDPAEIISLADALDTFLETPLGGHGDDDGLPFSADARVRFARLATELRDLRRSLSDPLMDVLHRVLATTGLEVELSASPHALAARRRETLSNFLDIAASFAANEGEATLLAFLGFLRTAAQYEKGLDNALPGGENTVKVLTAHKSKGLEWDVVAVPGLVTGTFPSSQGREKWTAQGKVLPHELRGDADTLPDIGAWDSRSMKAFHEAMKEHQHTEELRLGYVTFTRPRSLLLGSGHWWGPSQKKPRGPSDFLQSLYEHCETGHGEIEAWADEPEETEENPALHEAGGDHAWPLPLDDAAMARRRAAAQTVLAHLESGHSHETAHPSSHDASDSYDDRDSYDDPDWPPPPEEDEPPYDEPPYGEDDFPDGPPYGDGDFADAPYGEASHRKTPRGEDLHEETDFTDEADRGDRDSWTTNRPRVPRPTPSPDARPHPPQAPRPTSGTRRLTPEEARTVASWDRDLDALTGELLRARESVTDVTLPASLTASQLLRLAADPDAFAQELARPMPRPPQPAARRGTRFHAWVEARFEELRLPMLEPEELPGSEAEIADERDLEALKDAFERTPYAHRTPYRVEAPFQLAIAGRVVRGRIDAVYKEDDADGTTYEIVDWKTNRTRNADPLQLAVYRLAWAEQHGVPLESVQAAFLYVRSGEVVRPGSLPDRAALERLLLEEPPDGVPEEPPDQHARVDG
- a CDS encoding UvrD-helicase domain-containing protein; protein product: MSSSFSTRRLSHPQGRQGTRGAYRLVRTPPARVAPPLLDAGQRAAVDHEHGPLLVLAGPGTGKTTTLVESVAARIARGTDPERILVLTFSRKAAVELRDRMALRIGAARAPQATTFHSFCYALVRAHQDSDLFVEPLRLLSGPEQDVAVRELLAGQPGLERLGLAHVRWPDELRACLTTRGFADEVRAVLARSRELGLGPDALQAFARRIGRPDWLAASAFLAEYLDVLDMQGVLDYAELVHRAVLLARRPEVAERLAAQYDAVFVDEYQDTDPAQVRLLHALAGGGRTLVAFGDPDQSIYTFRGADVNGILQFPEAFPRVDGTSAPMEVLRTSRRSGAGLLAATRLLTQRMPLTRLPAEKVRAHRELAPVRDGGSVEVHTYPTPGTELDNIADILRRAHLEDGVPWSEMAVLVRAGSRTIPTIRRTLTAAGVPLDIDGDDLALRHEPAVSPLLTALRAVAAAETSGPTGAAAGVRPDEDRHPDEGVRADESVRADEGVRTGADELAAGVDEHTTGGVDEHAETGLQDDARVGEVGERAEEADAPHEEPDPSQDLDPSQDPDSSQDRGPSEEPAPEAPSPDRPWLDTETALSLLASPLAGMDAADLRRLGRALREEERAAGNHVPPPSDELLARALAEPERLVAHDPSYARGAQRLGALLRKARERLAGGGTAEEALWELWDGTPWPQRLERAARRGGAAGRNADRDLDAVCALFATASRAEERTGGRGALNFLEEIDAEDIAADTLTRRAVRPDAVRLMTAHRSKGLEWRLVVVAGVQEGLWPDLRRRGSLLEADRIGRDGLAEPLTPGALLSEERRLFYVAATRARERLVVTAVKAPADDGDQPSRFITELGVEPKDTTGRPRRPLSVAALVAELRATTVDPRVSDRLREAAARRLARLAALGDEDGRPFVPSAHPYRWWGMYEPTESKVPLRDRDHPVVLSGSALDQLANTCALQWFLGREVKADAPATVAQGFGNVVHVLADEVASGRTPADLAVLMERLDSVWNALAFDAPWKSAQEKEHARVALERFLKWHVMDRTGRTPVASEHDFDVTLEAGSYEVRIRGSMDRVEQDADGRAYVVDFKTGKQAPSAADVAHHPQLAVYQLAVREGAVDEAFEGERPDPGGAELVQLRQGAPKKDGGETLPKVQAQEPLEGEWVGDLLATAAGKVLDERFTPTTGQQCTHCAFRASCSARPEGRHVVE